One Deinococcus sp. Marseille-Q6407 genomic region harbors:
- a CDS encoding winged helix-turn-helix domain-containing protein, whose translation MTAAVNATLGLAHQRTGRHFPNVGAAAAAGAVTDADWCQLLDQARADADVDGDRLYAQRTGVVLAAVIACPGTTARDVARRIGLSDTVVLPIVRALLSKGLLHSEDDERGYRRIYPKEQK comes from the coding sequence GTGACAGCTGCCGTCAATGCAACGCTGGGCCTGGCCCATCAGCGCACCGGCCGCCACTTCCCCAACGTGGGCGCAGCCGCAGCCGCTGGGGCCGTGACCGACGCGGATTGGTGCCAATTGCTTGATCAGGCGCGGGCGGACGCGGATGTGGACGGTGACCGGCTCTATGCCCAGCGAACCGGGGTGGTGCTGGCCGCTGTGATTGCCTGCCCGGGCACGACAGCCAGGGACGTGGCAAGGCGGATTGGCCTGAGTGACACGGTGGTCCTGCCCATCGTGCGCGCCCTGCTCAGCAAAGGACTGCTGCATAGCGAAGATGACGAGCGGGGCTACCG